The following proteins come from a genomic window of Vallitaleaceae bacterium 9-2:
- a CDS encoding ABC transporter ATP-binding protein, with product MKRLLKYLKQNKWIYGLGILAMGFGIFMDMFNPIITGRIIDEVIVAGDKEIFKYLSMLLIVITIGRAIMGYAKEMLFDYGSVRFVTALRQDIFDHIQSLSYSFFDSKNTGELMTRIKEDADKIWHATSFGVMLVIESFVTLVIATVLMVRISLSLSIIAFITLPILAYLALKLERSIGETYEKISEQNALMNSTAQENIAGVRLVKAFAREKYEIKKFLEKNQGYYDLNFRQAKIWSIFYPKIEFISNLLPVLVITFGGALVIGEELSIGTLVKFSGYTQMVMWPMRNIGWLSNVIAEAIASSKRINNVFECESEIKNAPNAKTLERISGQVEFKHVGLKLGEKTVLDDVSFTVKPNETLAIMGATGSGKSSIINLLTRFYDTSAGEVKIDGMNVKDYAMRNLRSHISVVMQEVFLFSDTIEENILFGDQKKTQEDVLTKSAISAQAHEFIERMDGSYSTVIGERGIGLSGGQKQRISIARALAKDAEILVFDDSTSALDMETELRIQQEIKQLKNRTKIIVAHRISAVKEADEIIVLEEGKVVERGTHQHLLGLKGRYYETFIEQYEGEVAYAN from the coding sequence ATGAAGAGATTATTAAAGTATTTAAAACAAAACAAATGGATATATGGGCTTGGCATCCTTGCCATGGGCTTTGGTATCTTTATGGATATGTTTAATCCAATCATTACTGGTCGAATCATTGATGAAGTCATTGTGGCAGGAGACAAAGAGATATTTAAATATTTAAGTATGCTATTAATTGTCATAACGATTGGGCGAGCGATCATGGGATATGCGAAAGAGATGTTATTTGACTATGGAAGTGTACGTTTTGTCACAGCACTTAGACAAGATATTTTTGATCATATTCAAAGCTTAAGTTATAGCTTTTTTGATTCGAAAAACACAGGAGAGTTGATGACACGAATTAAAGAAGATGCAGATAAAATATGGCATGCGACAAGCTTTGGTGTGATGCTGGTTATTGAATCGTTTGTTACGCTAGTCATAGCTACCGTATTGATGGTGCGTATTAGCTTAAGTTTGTCTATCATTGCTTTTATTACCTTGCCGATTTTAGCATATCTGGCGCTGAAGTTAGAGCGAAGCATTGGTGAAACATATGAGAAAATTAGTGAGCAAAATGCACTTATGAATTCAACGGCACAAGAGAATATCGCAGGCGTTCGTTTAGTTAAAGCCTTTGCAAGAGAGAAATATGAAATAAAAAAGTTCTTAGAAAAAAATCAAGGGTATTATGACTTAAATTTTAGACAAGCAAAGATTTGGAGTATTTTTTATCCAAAGATTGAATTTATCAGTAATCTGTTACCGGTGCTGGTGATTACCTTTGGAGGTGCATTGGTCATTGGAGAAGAACTTAGCATAGGGACACTTGTTAAGTTTTCAGGTTACACACAGATGGTTATGTGGCCGATGCGCAACATTGGCTGGTTAAGCAATGTTATTGCAGAAGCGATTGCATCATCCAAACGTATTAACAATGTATTTGAATGTGAAAGTGAAATCAAAAATGCCCCAAATGCTAAAACGCTAGAGCGCATAAGTGGGCAAGTAGAATTTAAACATGTGGGACTAAAACTTGGAGAGAAAACAGTCCTTGATGATGTAAGCTTCACAGTAAAACCCAATGAAACATTAGCAATTATGGGAGCAACAGGTTCCGGAAAAAGTTCGATTATTAACCTTTTGACACGTTTTTACGATACAAGTGCAGGCGAAGTTAAAATTGACGGAATGAATGTCAAAGATTATGCGATGCGAAATCTGCGCAGTCATATTTCAGTAGTTATGCAAGAAGTCTTCTTGTTTAGTGATACGATTGAAGAAAATATTCTATTTGGAGATCAGAAAAAAACACAAGAAGATGTGCTGACAAAATCAGCAATTAGTGCCCAGGCCCATGAATTTATTGAACGTATGGATGGATCGTATAGTACAGTTATCGGAGAGCGAGGCATTGGCTTATCGGGTGGACAAAAACAGAGAATATCCATTGCCAGAGCGCTAGCCAAAGATGCAGAAATTCTTGTATTTGATGATAGTACATCTGCCCTTGATATGGAGACGGAATTACGTATCCAGCAAGAAATCAAGCAGTTGAAAAATCGTACTAAAATCATTGTAGCGCATCGGATTTCAGCAGTAAAAGAGGCGGATGAAATCATTGTTCTTGAGGAAGGAAAGGTTGTCGAACGAGGAACCCACCAACACTTGCTTGGACTTAAAGGGCGATATTACGAGACCTTTATAGAACAATATGAAGGAGAGGTAGCTTATGCCAATTAA